A single genomic interval of Romboutsia ilealis harbors:
- a CDS encoding DUF3794 domain-containing protein has protein sequence MNCNMANCRAELIDVSGLCNPADVTDVISQYPYWLQMNIAETLAIPVLKPDAEQINSVNISVDIFRAEVIKVPVSPVDANGDYIPNLEGKVSTGRKLIIEGQLCQKIVYTANVLDQSIHSAHFYVPFSSYIVVPSEITFTNGTTVDSLNVEFQANACVEDVAVKLLDERNILKQVTLLLYAVPKQS, from the coding sequence ATGAATTGTAATATGGCAAATTGTAGAGCTGAATTAATAGATGTATCAGGTCTTTGTAATCCTGCGGACGTTACAGATGTTATAAGTCAATATCCTTATTGGCTACAAATGAATATTGCTGAAACACTTGCAATTCCTGTGTTAAAACCAGATGCTGAGCAAATAAACTCTGTAAACATATCTGTTGATATTTTTAGAGCAGAAGTTATAAAGGTTCCAGTATCGCCGGTTGATGCGAATGGAGATTATATACCAAATTTAGAAGGTAAAGTTTCTACCGGTAGAAAGTTAATAATAGAAGGTCAATTATGTCAAAAAATTGTATATACAGCTAATGTGTTAGATCAATCTATACACTCTGCACATTTTTATGTACCATTTTCATCATATATAGTTGTTCCAAGCGAAATAACATTTACTAATGGAACTACTGTAGATTCATTAAACGTAGAATTTCAAGCTAACGCATGTGTAGAAGATGTTGCTGTTAAGTTATTAGATGAAAGAAATATATTAAAACAAGTAACATTATTACTATATGCAGTTCCAAAACAATCATAA
- a CDS encoding DNA polymerase, with the protein MKTLSIDIETYSSIDLTKSGVYKYTQNDFEILLIAYAYDDEEIKIIDLKNNEKIPPQLKKDILDENVIKTAFNANFERVCLSKYFNTYLSPKMFRCTQVHALYLGLPHGLDNVAKSLRLKEQKLEEGKSLIRFFMKKENLDLLTSNSESIKKDEVIKKYEEFKKYCINDVRVERSIRKVLEKVKLPESEQKLWELDQEINDRGVLVDTNLLKNAIYYDNIFKSNLIEKLKTITNINNPKSNNQMKDYLKSLGVEVNSLSKESVGDLLNSDEVQNNPNYEKIKEVLDLRAMLNKTSTKKYEAMERCMCDDERIRGLFQFYGANRTGRWAGRLVQVQNLPQNKMSNLEEVREKIRNEINTNFPSRKKDFNYDFNINSYLYNQENLSDILSQLIRTTFIPKKNHRFIIADFSAIEARIIAYLSDEKWRIDVFNTHGKIYEASASKMFKVDINEITKESELRQKGKIAELALGYQGGVGALVSMGAYNMNLCESELIEIVRAFRSSNTNIVKLWNTVEKAFIEAVNNKSIVHIDKNISFIYEGNILFIKLPSGRRLSYIRPKIDYNNAFNKSIITYEGVDSTTKKNTRLTTYGGKLVENIVQAIARDVLGEAMMNLRNKGFNIVMHVHDEIVLEVENGVSSVEEVCEIMCKENRYLKGLKLRADGFESNYYKK; encoded by the coding sequence ATGAAAACTTTATCTATTGATATAGAAACTTATTCAAGTATAGACCTTACAAAAAGTGGGGTCTATAAATATACCCAAAATGACTTTGAAATACTGCTTATTGCCTATGCTTATGATGATGAAGAAATAAAAATTATAGACTTAAAAAACAACGAAAAAATACCACCACAATTAAAAAAAGATATACTAGATGAAAATGTAATAAAAACAGCATTTAACGCTAACTTTGAAAGAGTATGTTTATCAAAATACTTTAACACCTACTTAAGTCCTAAGATGTTTAGATGCACACAAGTTCACGCACTATATTTAGGATTACCACATGGACTTGATAATGTGGCTAAAAGTTTAAGATTAAAAGAGCAAAAACTTGAAGAAGGTAAAAGTTTAATAAGGTTTTTTATGAAAAAGGAAAACCTTGATTTATTAACTTCAAATAGTGAAAGCATTAAAAAAGATGAAGTAATTAAAAAATACGAAGAGTTTAAAAAGTATTGTATAAATGATGTAAGGGTTGAGCGAAGTATAAGAAAGGTTTTAGAAAAAGTTAAGTTACCAGAAAGTGAGCAAAAGCTATGGGAACTAGATCAAGAAATAAATGATAGAGGTGTTTTAGTAGATACAAATTTACTTAAAAATGCTATTTATTATGATAATATTTTTAAAAGTAATTTAATAGAAAAACTTAAAACTATAACTAATATAAATAATCCTAAAAGCAATAATCAAATGAAAGACTATTTAAAAAGTTTAGGAGTAGAGGTAAACTCACTTAGCAAAGAAAGTGTAGGCGATTTATTAAACAGTGATGAAGTTCAAAATAATCCTAATTATGAAAAAATAAAAGAAGTACTAGACCTTAGAGCAATGTTAAATAAAACTTCAACTAAAAAGTATGAAGCAATGGAAAGGTGTATGTGTGATGATGAAAGAATAAGAGGGTTATTTCAGTTTTATGGGGCAAATAGAACTGGTAGATGGGCAGGTAGACTTGTACAAGTTCAAAACCTTCCACAAAATAAGATGAGTAATTTAGAAGAAGTTAGAGAAAAAATAAGGAATGAAATTAATACAAATTTTCCTAGTAGGAAAAAGGATTTTAACTATGATTTCAATATAAATTCATACTTATACAACCAAGAAAACCTATCAGATATATTATCACAGTTAATAAGAACAACTTTTATACCAAAGAAAAATCATAGATTTATAATAGCCGACTTTAGTGCCATAGAAGCAAGAATTATAGCTTATTTATCAGATGAAAAATGGAGAATAGATGTATTTAATACTCATGGGAAAATCTATGAAGCTAGTGCATCTAAAATGTTTAAAGTAGATATTAATGAAATAACTAAAGAAAGTGAGTTAAGACAAAAAGGAAAGATTGCAGAACTAGCACTAGGCTATCAAGGAGGGGTTGGAGCTTTAGTTAGTATGGGTGCTTATAATATGAATTTATGTGAAAGTGAGCTTATAGAAATTGTAAGGGCTTTTAGAAGTTCTAATACAAATATTGTTAAGCTATGGAACACTGTTGAAAAAGCCTTTATAGAAGCTGTTAATAATAAAAGTATTGTCCATATAGATAAAAATATTAGTTTTATATATGAAGGAAATATACTATTTATTAAACTACCATCTGGTAGAAGACTTTCATATATAAGACCAAAAATAGATTATAACAATGCTTTTAACAAAAGTATTATAACCTATGAAGGAGTAGATTCTACAACTAAAAAGAATACTAGACTTACTACATATGGTGGAAAACTAGTAGAAAATATTGTCCAGGCAATAGCTCGTGATGTATTAGGTGAGGCTATGATGAATCTAAGAAACAAGGGATTTAATATTGTAATGCACGTTCATGATGAAATTGTTTTAGAAGTAGAAAATGGAGTATCAAGCGTTGAAGAAGTATGTGAAATAATGTGTAAGGAAAACAGATATTTAAAGGGATTAAAATTAAGAGCTGATGGCTTTGAAAGTAATTATTATAAAAAGTAG
- a CDS encoding DUF4179 domain-containing protein — protein MKDKYSILNDVKVNIDEYEEVKFDNNDNIKQRMKKKLRNRKPSYRNAIAVVSAVILGSSVMLNENVWAQVQSIWYTIDEVFSLKKEEVKDYTYNIDKTVEDKNIKILFKSIMLDDGKLIIDANIDDTKFNPFEDFTQKQQKDWSVDKWGNKETRVLLGADSTEIYVDGVKLTYFNNSAPNSKDKNDDKTTDVLIEQSIEAIESDKGEYYLEKVNENQFPNNIDVNKMYNFKIKINKLHIVESEYTEEESKTSEGSYGAVVEGDWGISVDIKGEDLINASTNYEINKDIDLELDDRKINVSVDNISISPIYLGLDYSYIDEDGYSIEFKVFNDKGEEYRWISIESDSYIGKTDKANFEMKLINSYKDTKYIKLVPTIIHYQKGKTLVFEDKSIEIEINK, from the coding sequence ATGAAGGATAAATATAGTATATTAAATGATGTTAAAGTAAATATAGATGAATATGAAGAAGTAAAGTTTGATAATAATGATAATATTAAACAGAGGATGAAAAAAAAGTTAAGAAATAGAAAGCCTTCTTATAGAAATGCAATAGCAGTTGTATCAGCTGTAATATTAGGTAGTAGTGTTATGTTAAATGAAAATGTATGGGCACAGGTTCAATCTATATGGTATACAATAGATGAAGTTTTTAGCTTGAAAAAAGAGGAAGTTAAAGACTATACATATAACATAGATAAAACAGTAGAAGATAAAAATATTAAAATTTTATTTAAAAGTATTATGCTTGATGATGGGAAACTTATAATAGATGCAAATATTGATGATACTAAATTTAACCCTTTTGAAGATTTTACACAAAAACAACAAAAAGATTGGTCTGTTGATAAATGGGGAAATAAAGAAACTAGAGTATTATTAGGTGCAGATAGCACAGAAATTTATGTGGATGGAGTTAAACTAACATATTTTAATAATTCAGCTCCAAATTCAAAGGATAAAAACGATGATAAAACTACAGATGTATTAATAGAACAATCAATAGAGGCTATAGAAAGTGATAAAGGTGAGTATTATTTAGAAAAAGTAAATGAAAATCAATTTCCAAATAATATTGATGTAAATAAGATGTATAACTTTAAAATAAAAATTAATAAGTTACATATAGTTGAATCAGAGTATACAGAAGAAGAATCAAAAACAAGTGAGGGTAGTTATGGTGCAGTAGTAGAAGGTGATTGGGGTATAAGTGTAGATATAAAAGGAGAAGACTTAATAAATGCATCAACTAATTATGAAATAAATAAAGATATAGATTTAGAGTTAGATGATAGAAAAATAAATGTATCAGTAGATAATATTAGTATATCTCCTATTTATTTAGGATTAGATTATTCATATATAGATGAAGATGGATATAGTATAGAGTTTAAAGTATTTAATGATAAAGGAGAAGAGTATAGATGGATATCTATTGAATCAGATTCATATATTGGTAAAACTGATAAAGCTAATTTTGAGATGAAACTGATAAATTCGTATAAAGATACAAAATATATTAAATTAGTTCCTACTATTATTCATTATCAAAAAGGAAAGACATTGGTATTTGAAGACAAATCTATAGAAATAGAAATTAATAAATAA
- a CDS encoding sensor histidine kinase, with protein MDIKLIKNKNLVALVICFCITIITANNDFYMKYINADFYKSYELEQVLYEIATQSVYTVVGDNASEKMLDYKAEGRNMISNYTTANVFVINNDSKEVYYNNISDIDKYLKTVTTSYPNVYEINFKDKTMYLLNDKNNKVRVSTNHFGNLAQTKKEDVTTYIAIPFIINIEEMKEINHNEPLYVKYKEFIKNTDAANFFVGCKIIASTIIITYYLSMFILGLSKKDILNKILKNILLISLAFIISLLQSKIYGWSILYYFINTALLYLIYYFGFKILEENRKNNIHPKDYAHNLIVKLTSLKMNNKKIYTITKYVWIFIPLTIIQVIIMTTYDVNYGLYEFSIYTAPLLSIALCVISIFIIKDKVNKIETIRNGIDKIKNGNIEHKIEIKKDILFDDIVKDINEIGETVNIAVEERLKSERMKNELITNVSHDLKTPLTAIINYISLMKKEDIQPKHINDYVQVLDKRSQRLKILIEDLFEASKIGSNNIELNLEENDINQLLTQTLVEMEDYINKSKLDFIVNTPDKEVYILADGKKTFRVFENIISNILKYSLEKTRVYIDLVESDEKVHISFKNISKYQLNFDPDEITERFTRGDLSRNTEGSGLGLAIAKGLIEAQGGELKVDIIGDLFIVNIDFNI; from the coding sequence TTGGATATAAAATTGATAAAAAATAAAAACTTAGTGGCTTTAGTTATATGTTTTTGTATAACTATAATTACTGCTAATAATGATTTTTATATGAAATATATCAATGCAGATTTTTATAAAAGTTATGAATTAGAACAAGTTTTATATGAAATAGCAACACAATCTGTATATACAGTAGTAGGAGATAATGCAAGTGAAAAAATGCTTGATTATAAAGCTGAAGGTAGGAATATGATTTCTAATTATACAACAGCAAATGTATTTGTAATAAACAATGATAGTAAAGAAGTATACTATAATAATATTTCTGATATTGATAAGTATTTAAAAACAGTTACAACGTCTTATCCCAATGTATATGAAATTAACTTTAAAGATAAAACTATGTACTTATTAAATGATAAGAATAATAAAGTTAGGGTATCAACAAATCATTTTGGTAATCTAGCTCAAACAAAAAAAGAAGATGTTACTACATATATAGCAATTCCTTTTATTATAAACATAGAAGAGATGAAAGAAATTAATCATAATGAACCCTTATATGTAAAATATAAGGAATTTATTAAAAATACTGATGCTGCAAATTTTTTTGTAGGTTGTAAAATAATAGCATCAACAATTATAATAACCTATTATTTATCTATGTTTATATTAGGATTAAGTAAAAAAGATATTTTAAATAAAATTTTAAAAAATATATTACTTATATCACTTGCTTTTATAATATCCTTACTACAATCTAAAATTTATGGATGGAGTATATTATATTATTTTATTAACACAGCATTACTTTATTTAATATATTATTTTGGTTTTAAAATATTAGAGGAAAATAGAAAAAATAATATACATCCTAAAGATTATGCACATAATCTAATTGTTAAATTGACTAGTTTAAAAATGAATAATAAAAAAATTTACACTATAACTAAATATGTATGGATATTTATACCATTAACAATAATACAAGTTATTATAATGACTACATATGATGTTAATTATGGATTATATGAATTTTCAATTTATACTGCTCCATTATTAAGTATAGCTTTATGTGTAATATCAATTTTTATTATAAAAGATAAAGTAAATAAAATTGAAACAATAAGAAATGGAATAGATAAAATAAAAAATGGAAATATAGAACACAAAATAGAAATAAAGAAAGATATATTGTTTGATGATATAGTAAAGGATATAAATGAAATAGGAGAAACTGTAAATATAGCAGTAGAAGAAAGATTAAAAAGTGAGAGAATGAAAAATGAACTTATAACTAATGTATCTCACGATTTAAAAACACCTCTTACAGCTATTATTAACTATATAAGTTTAATGAAAAAAGAAGATATTCAGCCTAAACATATAAACGATTATGTACAAGTTTTAGATAAAAGGTCTCAAAGGCTTAAGATATTAATAGAAGACTTATTTGAAGCCTCTAAAATTGGAAGTAATAATATAGAACTAAATTTAGAAGAAAATGATATAAATCAGTTACTTACTCAAACATTAGTAGAAATGGAAGACTATATAAATAAGTCTAAATTAGATTTTATAGTGAATACACCTGATAAGGAAGTATATATATTAGCTGATGGAAAAAAGACCTTTAGAGTTTTTGAAAATATAATTTCTAATATATTAAAATACTCTTTAGAGAAAACTAGAGTATATATTGATTTAGTAGAAAGTGATGAAAAAGTACATATAAGTTTTAAGAATATATCCAAGTATCAACTTAATTTTGACCCAGATGAAATTACTGAAAGGTTTACAAGAGGTGACTTATCAAGAAATACAGAAGGTTCTGGACTTGGACTTGCTATAGCAAAAGGACTGATAGAGGCACAAGGTGGAGAATTAAAAGTAGATATTATTGGAGATTTGTTTATTGTTAATATAGATTTTAATATTTAA
- a CDS encoding DUF3794 domain-containing protein, which produces MLNCDYTGNTSYKFYNKCIIESEDINIVGEYPANKIEKALTCFADKDKWTEFYLPEIVDIPTQKPDMEGIVEVHSCVEIISQRVIKTPVVMGYTNTAGNFISGENIPNAECTNLTGRKLIIEGLLKQKVIYTADDDEQSLHSANFEIPFSTFIIIEKDTPLSQQFRITPYIEDIFVSRLSERSVFKNTTIFIKASKVC; this is translated from the coding sequence ATGTTAAACTGTGATTATACAGGAAATACAAGTTATAAATTTTATAATAAATGTATTATAGAATCTGAGGATATAAATATTGTTGGAGAATATCCAGCTAATAAAATAGAAAAAGCTTTAACTTGTTTTGCAGATAAAGATAAATGGACAGAGTTTTATTTACCTGAAATAGTAGATATACCAACTCAAAAGCCAGATATGGAAGGTATTGTAGAAGTTCATTCATGTGTAGAGATTATATCTCAAAGAGTAATAAAAACTCCAGTTGTAATGGGATATACAAATACTGCCGGAAATTTTATATCAGGTGAGAATATACCAAATGCTGAGTGTACAAACCTAACAGGAAGAAAATTAATAATAGAAGGATTATTAAAACAAAAAGTAATATATACTGCAGATGATGATGAACAATCACTTCATTCAGCTAATTTTGAAATACCATTTTCAACTTTTATAATAATAGAAAAAGATACACCATTATCACAACAATTTAGGATAACTCCATACATTGAAGACATATTTGTATCTAGATTATCTGAAAGAAGTGTATTTAAGAATACGACTATATTTATAAAAGCATCTAAAGTGTGCTAA
- a CDS encoding response regulator transcription factor yields MIKGNVLLVDDDKDIVESMEIHLKNEGLKVYKAYDGIEALEILLEKEIHLILMDIMMPRMDGLSATLKIREEKNIPIILVSAKTEDSDKIIGLNMGADDYITKPFNPLELVARVKSNLRRYISLGNFKQENLEVLKYEALVLDNASKEVSVDGEVVKLTPIEYKILEMLLKNQGRVFSSRQIYESIWQEPGYNCDRTVAVHIRRIREKIEINPKDPKYIKVVWGVGYKIDKK; encoded by the coding sequence ATGATAAAAGGGAATGTATTATTAGTTGATGACGATAAAGACATAGTTGAATCTATGGAAATACATTTAAAAAATGAGGGTCTAAAAGTATATAAGGCTTATGATGGAATAGAAGCATTAGAAATTTTACTTGAAAAGGAAATTCACTTAATTTTAATGGACATTATGATGCCAAGAATGGATGGACTAAGTGCAACATTAAAAATTAGAGAAGAAAAAAATATACCAATTATACTAGTATCAGCAAAAACAGAGGATAGCGATAAAATAATAGGTCTTAACATGGGTGCAGATGATTATATAACAAAACCATTCAATCCATTAGAACTAGTAGCAAGAGTAAAGTCTAACTTAAGACGTTATATTTCCCTTGGAAACTTTAAACAAGAAAACTTAGAAGTCTTAAAATATGAAGCATTAGTTCTTGATAATGCAAGCAAAGAAGTTAGCGTAGATGGAGAAGTAGTAAAGTTAACCCCTATAGAATATAAGATTTTAGAAATGCTACTAAAAAATCAAGGAAGAGTATTCTCATCAAGGCAAATATATGAAAGTATTTGGCAAGAGCCAGGATACAACTGTGACAGAACAGTAGCAGTACATATAAGAAGAATAAGAGAGAAAATAGAGATAAATCCTAAAGATCCAAAATATATAAAGGTGGTGTGGGGAGTTGGATATAAAATTGATAAAAAATAA
- a CDS encoding sigma-70 family RNA polymerase sigma factor, whose product MQDELIIKYIKKKKEVGMELLIDNYRGILTSIVRKHLGVLINYEEECIDDVLLSIWDNIKSFDKNKNQFKNWICAIAKYKAIDYKRKYLAKVETLDMTDEIYYIDKDLVKQETKEEVEEILSHLNEKDRELFVKHYLEDIDLETIALKSNTKVSNLYNRLSRGRKRIRENMCK is encoded by the coding sequence TTGCAGGACGAGTTAATAATTAAATACATAAAAAAGAAAAAAGAAGTAGGAATGGAACTTCTTATAGATAATTACAGAGGAATACTTACATCTATAGTTAGAAAGCATCTAGGAGTGTTAATAAATTATGAAGAAGAATGTATAGATGATGTACTTTTATCAATATGGGATAACATTAAAAGCTTTGATAAAAATAAAAACCAATTTAAAAATTGGATATGTGCTATAGCAAAATATAAGGCTATTGACTATAAAAGAAAGTATCTAGCTAAAGTAGAAACATTAGACATGACAGATGAAATCTATTATATAGATAAAGATTTAGTAAAGCAAGAAACAAAAGAAGAAGTAGAAGAAATATTAAGTCATTTAAATGAAAAAGACCGAGAGTTATTTGTAAAGCATTATTTAGAGGATATAGATTTAGAGACTATAGCATTAAAAAGTAATACAAAAGTATCTAATTTATATAACCGACTATCTAGAGGTAGAAAAAGAATTAGAGAAAATATGTGTAAATAG
- a CDS encoding Rpn family recombination-promoting nuclease/putative transposase, with protein MRRTLLNPKIDFVFKKIFGSEEHPEILISFLNAVLKPQKPIVSVEIKNSDLEKEYIEDKCSRLDVKALTSNKEIINIEIQLKNEYNMIQRSLYYWSKLYEEQLSEGDRYDKLSRTVCINILDFKYLKNDRFHNGYRLKEIETNEELTDLQEIHFIEIPKLKRFESTEEIVDLLEGWVEFLRDPESEVIRKLEMSNKEIREAKDELYRLSRNSKERELYYLREKSLRDEISALANAEEKGLKEGLKQGLLEGKLESARSLLDILDDDTIATKLNMDVDIIKKLRIETLKK; from the coding sequence ATGAGAAGAACTTTATTAAACCCTAAAATAGATTTTGTATTTAAAAAAATTTTTGGATCAGAAGAACACCCAGAAATTTTAATATCATTTTTAAATGCAGTACTTAAACCGCAAAAGCCTATTGTATCAGTTGAAATAAAAAACTCAGACTTAGAAAAAGAGTATATAGAAGATAAATGTTCTAGATTAGATGTAAAAGCATTGACAAGCAATAAAGAAATCATAAATATAGAAATACAATTAAAAAATGAATACAATATGATACAAAGAAGCTTATATTATTGGAGTAAGCTTTACGAAGAACAATTATCAGAAGGCGATAGATATGATAAACTTAGCAGAACTGTTTGTATAAATATACTTGATTTTAAATATTTAAAAAATGATAGATTCCACAATGGGTATAGGCTAAAAGAAATAGAAACAAATGAAGAATTAACAGATTTACAAGAAATTCACTTTATAGAAATACCTAAGCTAAAAAGATTTGAAAGTACAGAAGAAATAGTTGATTTACTAGAGGGTTGGGTAGAGTTTTTAAGAGATCCAGAAAGTGAAGTAATTAGAAAATTAGAAATGAGTAATAAAGAAATTAGAGAAGCTAAAGATGAACTATATAGACTTAGCAGAAACTCAAAAGAAAGAGAACTTTACTATCTAAGAGAAAAGTCTTTAAGAGATGAAATAAGTGCATTAGCAAATGCCGAAGAAAAAGGACTAAAAGAAGGATTAAAACAAGGGTTACTTGAAGGTAAATTAGAAAGTGCAAGAAGCTTATTAGATATTTTAGATGATGATACAATAGCTACCAAGCTTAATATGGATGTAGATATAATAAAAAAATTAAGAATAGAAACATTAAAAAAGTAG
- a CDS encoding virulence-associated E family protein: MKYDKIINVAIGKSRKELNYVNLKLPYSEFIDKYIKNTKYTNETYKEYINFPKDIQDNIKDVGGFVGGNLKDGKRRKDTIINRSLITLDVDFGYEGMIEDLEKNIDFGMCIYTTHKHTKKSPRFRIIIPLKNEVDPIQYEAISRKIAFDIGIDYFDDTTYSPSRLMYFPSTSKDGEYVFKLIDKDFLDPSYILNKYNDCKDESSLDNFSKSNSKLDSLHNNIKENPMLKDNIIGAFCRAYNVYDVIDKFLYDVYKKGDTKDRYTYINGSTSNGMVIYENGNFAYSHHSTDVCCDKLCNSFDLVRLHKFSHLDTNLSKELPINKLPSYTKMIEFISKDEKVMLELGQSKLKNAINDFSSLCNEDNKINKSDKNNKSDDTWTLKLEVDKNGLYKSSIKNIVTILENDKNLKGKIAYNLFSNRTIIKGDLPWKKLVDKENGDVWQDSDDANLRMYLDVVYKIRSPQRIYDGISIIEKRNEYHPVRDYLNSLKWDNVSRLDNLMIDYLGAENSDYTKAITRKMLVAAVTRIFKPGTKFDYMMVLVGKQGLGKSHIISLLGKNWYSDSINTVQGKEAYEQLQNAWILEMAELSATKKAEAESVKHFISKTEDSYRQAYGRRVETFKRQCVFFGTTNEIEFLKDRTGNRRYWPLMVGVNKPKKNLFEDLNKHEIDMIWAEAMHFYKKGEKLILEGDIQKQATMQQEKHLEGNSKEGMIKEYLDIKLPKNWYNMDIYERRRYISESEFLRVDNDCILREKVCSVEVWVELFGGDIKNFHRGNAMEINEILRRLEGWESLKEGQGKLRFGKFYGTQRAFLRKQ, translated from the coding sequence ATGAAATACGACAAAATTATAAATGTAGCTATAGGAAAAAGTAGAAAAGAATTAAATTATGTAAACTTAAAGTTGCCTTATTCAGAGTTTATAGATAAATATATTAAAAACACAAAATATACAAATGAAACTTATAAGGAGTATATAAACTTTCCCAAAGATATACAAGACAATATAAAAGATGTTGGTGGATTTGTAGGTGGAAACTTAAAGGATGGAAAAAGAAGAAAAGACACTATAATAAATAGAAGTTTAATAACCCTAGACGTAGACTTTGGATATGAGGGTATGATTGAAGACCTTGAGAAAAATATTGATTTTGGTATGTGTATATATACTACACATAAGCATACTAAAAAAAGTCCAAGGTTTAGAATAATAATTCCATTAAAAAATGAAGTCGACCCAATTCAATATGAAGCTATATCAAGAAAAATAGCTTTTGATATAGGTATAGATTATTTTGATGATACTACCTATTCACCGTCAAGGCTTATGTACTTTCCTTCTACTTCTAAAGATGGTGAGTATGTATTTAAGTTAATAGATAAAGACTTTTTAGATCCTTCATATATATTAAATAAGTATAATGATTGTAAAGATGAAAGTTCGTTGGATAACTTTAGTAAATCAAATTCTAAACTTGATAGTTTACATAATAACATTAAAGAAAACCCAATGTTAAAAGATAATATAATAGGTGCATTTTGTAGAGCTTACAATGTATATGATGTTATTGACAAGTTTTTATATGATGTATATAAAAAAGGTGACACTAAAGATAGATACACCTATATAAATGGAAGTACTTCTAATGGTATGGTTATCTATGAAAATGGTAACTTTGCATATTCTCATCATAGTACTGATGTATGTTGTGATAAACTTTGCAATTCTTTTGACTTAGTAAGACTTCATAAGTTTTCACATTTAGATACAAACCTATCTAAAGAACTTCCTATAAACAAACTACCATCATATACAAAGATGATAGAGTTTATAAGTAAAGACGAAAAAGTAATGCTTGAACTTGGTCAAAGTAAATTGAAAAATGCTATAAATGATTTTTCAAGTTTATGTAATGAAGATAATAAAATTAATAAATCTGATAAAAACAATAAAAGTGATGATACTTGGACATTAAAGCTAGAGGTAGATAAAAATGGACTTTATAAATCTAGTATTAAAAATATAGTAACAATACTTGAAAATGATAAAAATTTAAAAGGTAAAATAGCTTACAACTTATTTTCAAATAGAACAATTATAAAAGGTGATTTACCATGGAAAAAGCTAGTTGATAAAGAAAATGGTGATGTGTGGCAAGATAGTGATGATGCAAATCTTAGAATGTATTTAGATGTAGTTTATAAGATAAGATCTCCACAGAGAATATATGATGGTATATCTATAATAGAAAAAAGAAATGAGTACCATCCAGTAAGGGATTATTTAAACTCTTTAAAATGGGACAATGTAAGTAGATTAGACAATTTAATGATAGATTATTTAGGAGCAGAAAATAGTGATTATACAAAAGCTATAACTAGAAAAATGTTAGTTGCAGCAGTTACTAGAATATTTAAGCCTGGTACTAAATTTGATTATATGATGGTTTTAGTTGGTAAGCAAGGATTAGGTAAAAGCCATATAATAAGTTTGTTGGGTAAAAATTGGTATTCAGATTCTATAAATACAGTGCAAGGAAAAGAAGCCTATGAGCAATTACAAAACGCTTGGATACTAGAAATGGCAGAACTATCAGCAACTAAAAAAGCAGAGGCAGAATCAGTAAAGCACTTTATATCAAAAACAGAAGATAGCTATAGACAAGCCTATGGAAGACGAGTTGAAACCTTTAAAAGGCAATGTGTGTTTTTTGGAACTACAAATGAAATTGAATTTTTAAAAGATAGAACAGGTAATAGAAGATATTGGCCACTTATGGTTGGAGTAAATAAACCTAAAAAGAATTTATTTGAAGATTTAAACAAACATGAAATAGATATGATTTGGGCAGAAGCTATGCATTTTTATAAAAAAGGTGAAAAGTTAATATTAGAAGGAGATATTCAAAAACAAGCAACCATGCAACAAGAAAAACACTTAGAAGGTAATAGCAAGGAAGGTATGATAAAGGAGTACTTAGATATTAAACTTCCTAAAAACTGGTACAATATGGACATATATGAAAGAAGAAGATACATAAGTGAAAGTGAATTTTTAAGAGTTGATAATGATTGTATATTAAGAGAAAAAGTTTGTAGTGTTGAAGTTTGGGTTGAGCTATTTGGAGGGGATATAAAGAATTTTCATAGAGGTAATGCAATGGAGATTAATGAAATTTTAAGAAGATTAGAAGGTTGGGAAAGTTTAAAAGAGGGACAAGGTAAACTTAGGTTTGGTAAGTTTTATGGAACTCAAAGGGCTTTTTTAAGAAAACAGTAG